Genomic DNA from Corynebacterium kroppenstedtii:
ATGGGGCAGGAATGCGATGGAGATTGTCCTGCGGGATATCGATCTGGCTGAATAGAGCCTCTATTGCTTGTTTGTCATTACGCTCCGGATGGTCTGCGGGCACCCAGCGCTCATCACCGAAGAACACGTGGACACGGTTCCAGTCAATACCCGCGTTGCCGGCTTCACTATCGATATACAGCTGGTGGAGCACCGCGATACCCGTGCTTCCACCCGTGACCACCAGCCGGGCGTAACCATCCGGGGTAACCCCGGTGGTGTTACTAGCGCCCTCACGTCCCTCCTGAATACTGACTATGACGTTTTCAACATCGCGTGCTGCTCGCATAGCCACTTCTGCTTGATCTGCACACGCGACGATGCGGACATCTGAATCGGAACTAGACTTTTCGCTCATCCATACGCCTTTCTTCTTGCGGTCTATCACACAACGATGGGGTTTATTGCACTGCCGACGACCTATTCACGGTCTGCTTCGACATCACTGTCGTTCGCGTCGTCAGGTGCGTGCGACTCGTCTGAATCGAAAGCATCGACGCGGTGAACTCTGGATAGCCCTCGGAGAGCTTGTGCGTAGATGACATCGGGGTCAAGGTGACGCAACTCTTCCGCGAGGCAGTCAGCTGTTCCGCGTCGTGTGAGGGCAACGCGACTTTCACGGCCTGATCCTTCGCGTGTGATCGTCAGCGTATGTGCGCTAAAGGTGCGGAGGATCAAATCGCCACTATCTCGATGGATTGTCACGCTTTGCACGCCGATAGTGGGGCGCCCTTCGGAATCAAGAGGTACCTTGGGCGAGTCCGTGGATTCACGGGTGACATTCATTCCTAAACGGTCCGCAAGCCATCCGCCGGCTATATCAACGCTCGGGTCTTCCGGTGGGCCAGCAATCGTCACTCCACGGATAGGAGAAAACGGAGGCTGATCGAGTGCCGACGCTAAAATTCCACGCCACTGCGTTATACGTGACCAGGCAAGATCAGAGTCGCCGGGCGCATACGACGATCGGCACCTAAAGATTCCGTCCTCAATACTTGACGATAGGGAGTCAGTAATTCGTCGGCCGGCAAGACGCCCGATCGGATCGGTCGCGGGGACCGGGGGACGGCTGGCCGGCCACCACGCCACAATCGGAGTATCTGGCAACAAAATCGGCATCACAACGCTTGCGAGATGCTGACTAACAGCGCCATACAACTTCATGACGACGACTTCAGCGGCACCAGCGTCGCCTCCCATGCGTATTTCGGCATCAACGCGCCCGCTGGACGTTACGTCATCTGTGGCACTTGACTGCGCGGTGTCCTCGTCGGACGTTCCGGGTTGCGGCGTGGTGGGCATCGCGTCGAGAGCACGCTCAAACTCTTCGAGATTCTCATAGTCTGCAAGCTCAGTCTGCGAATTGCCGTTGTCATCACTATCAGATTGGCTCGCGGTTGAGGAGGAATCATCCGTGAGCAACACGAGAATACGAGACGGATGCTCCTGTGAGGCTTCATTAGCCGCTGTAATAAACGTTTCGTAATCGTCGTTAATTGACGCGACGATGATCAAAGTGAGCACACGGCCGGTCGTGACTTCGCCACCCGACTCACGGACGGTAACGAGGCGTTTAGAGATGTCGCGGGTTGTTGTATTGGGGAGGTTAATGATCATGCGTCGGTTTTCTCATTCCCTGAAAATGTGCGTGTGATGTGAGGACGAGCGGTGATAGTTTTACGGGCGCCGCCAGGTGCGTCCTGACCGCGAAAGCATACGATCAGCACTTTCAGGGCCCCACGTTCCAGCCGGATAATCGTCAGGACGTCCTCGTTCAGCCCAATATTTGACGATGGGATCAAGGATCTTCCACGAGAGCTCCACCTCTTCATTGGTGGGGAAGAGGCTAGCTTCATCCAAGAGAGCATCCAGGATCAAACGCTCATAGGCTTCGGGGGATGCCTCAGTAAACGCTTCCGAGTAGGCGAAGTCCATGTTGACGTCACGAACTTCCATCGCGGAACCGGGAACCTTCGAGCCGAAGCGCATCAGAACTCCCTCGTCGGGTTGCACACGAATAACAACCGCGTTGGGGCCAAGAGCAGTCGTCTCATCAGCGTCAAAAGGAAGATAGGGCGCGTCTTTGAACACCAAAGCGATTTCCGTCACTCGTCGGCCCAATCGCTTGCCAGTCCGTAGATAAAATGGCACGCCCGCCCAGCGTCGAGAATTAATCTCCAATGTGCAGGCCGCGTAGGTTTCAGTTTTCGAGTCTTCGGCAAAACCTTCTTCATCGCGAAGGCCACCGACGAATTCAGAGCCCTGCCATCCTGCGGTGTACTGGCCCCGGGCTGTCGTTTTAGAGAACGGGGGAACGGCACTGGTGGCTCTCAGGACTTTAATCTTTTCAGTCTGCAGATCGCGGGGCGTGAAAGCCAGAGGCTCTTCCATGGCGATTAACGCAAGAAGCTGGATGAGGTGGTTCTGGATAACGTCTCGTGCAGCGCCGATGCCATCGTAATAACCAGCCCGTCCGCCTAGGCCAATGTCTTCTGCCATAGTGATCTGGACGTGGTCGATAAAGGATGCGCTCCACAGGGGCTCAAAGAGCTGATTCGCAAAGCGCAGCGCCATAATATTCTGAACTGTTTCCTTGCCCAGGTAATGGTCGATACGGAAGACTGAGCGTTCAGGGAAAACGCTGTTGACAATGCGGTTAAGCTCCCGAGCTGATTCCTCATCATGGCCAAAGGGTTTCTCAATAACCACGCGCCGCCAACCGCCGGCACTATCTTTTGCGAGGCCTGAGCGTTGAAGTTGGTGACACACGTTCGGGAAATAGGCAGGAGGAACAGAGAGATAAAAGGCCCAGTTCCCGGCCGTGCCACGGGTATGGTCGACCTCCGCCAGAGTCTCGGCCAACGCATCGAAGCACTCATCTTGGTCAAATGTGCCTTTGACGAAGATCAACCCCTCGGCCAGGCGCTCCCATACCGATCGCCTGAAGGGAGTACGAGATCCCGCGCGAACGTCGTCATACACCTTTTTAATGAAATCTTCTTTGGTCCAGTCACGACGGCCATATCCCACCAGGGTGAATCCCGCAGGGAGCAGGCCGCGGTTGGCAAGGTCATATACCGCGGGGAGAAGTTTCTTTCGTGCTAGATCGCCCGTGACACCGAAAATAACGAGCCCACATGGTCCCGCGATCCTGGGCATCCTCTTATCCCTGGGATCGCGGAGCGGATTAGCCCAGTCGTCGGGAAAAGCGCTATTGTCCAGCAGATTCTCATTAGACTCCACTGTTACCCGGTTGAGCTGTTCTTCGGCGGATGGCTCCTGATGAGCCGCAGCATGACCTTGGTTCACGTCGTTCTCGGTTTCTCCTTCTGGGGTGTAGGTCTGCCGGTGCGACGCGGCGGCCGCGTTGGGATTATTCACGGTCGATTGTCCATGCCTTTCTCATCAGGTCCTTGGTTGACCCCGACTCGGCAGT
This window encodes:
- a CDS encoding glucose-6-phosphate dehydrogenase assembly protein OpcA: MIINLPNTTTRDISKRLVTVRESGGEVTTGRVLTLIIVASINDDYETFITAANEASQEHPSRILVLLTDDSSSTASQSDSDDNGNSQTELADYENLEEFERALDAMPTTPQPGTSDEDTAQSSATDDVTSSGRVDAEIRMGGDAGAAEVVVMKLYGAVSQHLASVVMPILLPDTPIVAWWPASRPPVPATDPIGRLAGRRITDSLSSSIEDGIFRCRSSYAPGDSDLAWSRITQWRGILASALDQPPFSPIRGVTIAGPPEDPSVDIAGGWLADRLGMNVTRESTDSPKVPLDSEGRPTIGVQSVTIHRDSGDLILRTFSAHTLTITREGSGRESRVALTRRGTADCLAEELRHLDPDVIYAQALRGLSRVHRVDAFDSDESHAPDDANDSDVEADRE
- the zwf gene encoding glucose-6-phosphate dehydrogenase translates to MPRIAGPCGLVIFGVTGDLARKKLLPAVYDLANRGLLPAGFTLVGYGRRDWTKEDFIKKVYDDVRAGSRTPFRRSVWERLAEGLIFVKGTFDQDECFDALAETLAEVDHTRGTAGNWAFYLSVPPAYFPNVCHQLQRSGLAKDSAGGWRRVVIEKPFGHDEESARELNRIVNSVFPERSVFRIDHYLGKETVQNIMALRFANQLFEPLWSASFIDHVQITMAEDIGLGGRAGYYDGIGAARDVIQNHLIQLLALIAMEEPLAFTPRDLQTEKIKVLRATSAVPPFSKTTARGQYTAGWQGSEFVGGLRDEEGFAEDSKTETYAACTLEINSRRWAGVPFYLRTGKRLGRRVTEIALVFKDAPYLPFDADETTALGPNAVVIRVQPDEGVLMRFGSKVPGSAMEVRDVNMDFAYSEAFTEASPEAYERLILDALLDEASLFPTNEEVELSWKILDPIVKYWAERGRPDDYPAGTWGPESADRMLSRSGRTWRRP